In Bosea vestrisii, a single genomic region encodes these proteins:
- a CDS encoding PDR/VanB family oxidoreductase, producing MASPRLIMKMKVASLRSEAGDVSVVEFRHPRRPQLPPFEAGSHVDIHMPGGKVRQYSLMGDPADLSRYLIGVKREEAGRGGSAWLHANLKVGDELAVSAPRNHFRLHNEAQAHLLLGGGIGITPMIAMARALKAQGKAFVLHFFARSRMMAPMLADLETELPADHLVLHFDDDPATVVDLAELLKEQKDGTHLYYCGPPGFMAWARASSTHWKPDTVHFEAFQPEEDPNFVPQAFTIQLRSTGQELNVPADTSALTMLRAAGVLLFSSCENGVCGSCECGFVTGEPIHRDAVLSPEAKTRRFISCVSRAKGRIVLDL from the coding sequence ATGGCTTCCCCGCGTCTCATTATGAAGATGAAGGTTGCGAGCCTGCGCTCCGAAGCCGGGGACGTGAGCGTCGTGGAGTTCCGCCACCCACGACGTCCGCAACTGCCTCCATTCGAGGCGGGTTCGCATGTCGACATTCACATGCCGGGCGGGAAGGTGCGCCAGTACTCGCTGATGGGCGACCCAGCGGACCTGTCGCGATATCTGATTGGTGTGAAGCGCGAAGAGGCTGGCCGGGGCGGCTCCGCCTGGCTCCATGCCAACCTCAAGGTCGGCGACGAGTTGGCGGTCTCGGCGCCGCGCAACCACTTCAGGCTCCACAACGAGGCCCAGGCGCATCTTCTGCTGGGCGGCGGCATCGGGATAACGCCGATGATCGCGATGGCGCGCGCGCTGAAGGCACAGGGGAAGGCTTTCGTTCTCCATTTCTTCGCACGCAGCCGCATGATGGCTCCGATGCTGGCCGACCTAGAGACCGAGCTACCTGCCGATCATCTCGTCCTGCATTTCGACGACGATCCCGCCACCGTGGTCGACCTCGCCGAATTGCTGAAGGAGCAGAAGGACGGGACGCACCTTTATTATTGCGGGCCCCCCGGCTTCATGGCTTGGGCAAGGGCGTCCTCGACACACTGGAAGCCCGACACGGTCCATTTCGAGGCTTTCCAGCCCGAAGAAGATCCAAACTTCGTGCCCCAGGCGTTCACCATCCAGTTGCGGTCGACCGGCCAGGAACTCAACGTTCCCGCTGATACCTCGGCGCTCACCATGCTCCGCGCTGCCGGCGTGCTTCTCTTCTCGTCCTGTGAGAACGGCGTTTGCGGCAGCTGCGAATGCGGTTTCGTCACCGGCGAACCGATCCACCGAGACGCCGTTCTTAGCCCCGAGGCCAAAACACGCCGCTTCATATCATGCGTTTCGAGGGCCAAGGGGCGGATTGTCTTGGATCTCTGA
- a CDS encoding trans-sulfuration enzyme family protein codes for MSHSKYTAGSNERVGGFATRAIHFGYDPSLYGGAVAPPVFFTSTYGFESMEEMDAAASLGGKLYAREHNPTTEILEARLANLEGAEAALAVATGMAAAGTLMLGLLSQGDEIIVHRTLYSNTVALTRDGIPRFGIKVIPVDLSDPVNLDAALTTKTKLVYFETPVNPTSEILDIGAIAARAAKVGAKVVVDSTFASPALQRPLEHGAHIVLHSLTKYINGHGDVLGGVLLGDRETIAHLHSHGLRYLTGATLSPMTAGLIMRGLKTLPLRMERHSRTGLSIAQKLADHRTVAWVRYPFLEGSPGYEIARKQMSGGSGMLSFGLKNGFDGARRVLDRLQLASRGVSLGDVETLVTHPASILRARQTVRPEAKPVEGVGEDLIRFSVGLEDEADIWDDLAQALEGA; via the coding sequence ATGTCGCATTCCAAATACACCGCCGGCTCCAACGAACGCGTGGGCGGCTTCGCGACCCGGGCAATCCATTTCGGTTACGATCCGTCACTGTACGGCGGTGCGGTTGCTCCTCCGGTGTTCTTCACCTCCACCTACGGTTTCGAAAGCATGGAGGAGATGGACGCCGCGGCTTCCCTGGGCGGCAAGCTCTACGCACGCGAGCACAACCCCACGACCGAGATTCTCGAGGCCCGGCTGGCAAATCTTGAGGGCGCCGAAGCCGCGCTCGCCGTCGCCACTGGTATGGCTGCGGCCGGAACGTTGATGCTCGGGCTACTTTCGCAGGGAGACGAGATCATCGTCCATCGGACCCTGTACTCGAACACCGTCGCCCTAACGCGGGATGGCATCCCCCGCTTCGGTATCAAGGTGATCCCCGTCGACTTGTCGGACCCTGTCAATCTGGACGCAGCCCTGACGACCAAGACGAAACTGGTCTATTTCGAGACCCCCGTTAACCCCACCTCCGAGATCCTCGACATCGGAGCCATCGCTGCGCGAGCGGCGAAGGTCGGTGCGAAGGTGGTCGTCGATAGCACTTTCGCGTCGCCTGCCCTGCAGCGGCCGCTAGAACACGGCGCCCATATCGTCCTGCATTCGCTGACCAAATACATCAACGGTCACGGAGACGTGCTGGGAGGCGTACTGCTGGGCGACCGCGAGACGATCGCTCACCTTCATAGTCATGGTCTGCGGTACCTCACGGGCGCGACCCTTTCGCCGATGACCGCGGGTCTCATCATGCGTGGTTTGAAGACGCTGCCGCTGCGCATGGAGCGTCACAGCCGTACCGGGCTGTCGATCGCCCAGAAATTGGCCGACCACCGCACGGTCGCTTGGGTACGGTATCCGTTCCTGGAGGGATCGCCGGGCTACGAGATCGCCAGGAAGCAGATGAGCGGCGGCTCCGGCATGCTGTCCTTTGGCCTCAAGAATGGCTTTGACGGCGCCCGCAGGGTACTGGACCGCCTGCAACTTGCCAGCCGGGGCGTCAGCCTCGGCGACGTCGAGACCCTGGTCACGCACCCGGCCAGCATCTTGCGCGCCCGCCAGACGGTGAGGCCGGAAGCCAAGCCCGTCGAGGGGGTGGGTGAAGACCTTATCCGCTTTTCCGTCGGTCTCGAGGATGAGGCCGACATCTGGGACGATCTCGCTCAGGCCCTGGAAGGTGCATGA